Proteins co-encoded in one Neodiprion lecontei isolate iyNeoLeco1 chromosome 3, iyNeoLeco1.1, whole genome shotgun sequence genomic window:
- the LOC124293271 gene encoding uncharacterized protein K02A2.6-like, with amino-acid sequence MGFPTKFPKLFGKGPGLYNKGMLKLTLKENTQPVALKARHLPFALASKVENEIDRLVTLGHLEKVDVSEWATPIVPVIKTDSTVRICGNFKLTLNPNLVKDRHPIPLIDEIFLALRSGKTFLQIDLQHAYMQIPVEESSRDYLTIITHKGLYRYTKMPEGIASGPGDFQRKIEQCLAGIDGVIPYIDNIFCTGKDDKEHLEALNAVFKRLEDYGFKVNISKCDFFKEKLDILGFVIDQNGLHKSKTKVKAMIEAPTPVNKKQLDSFLGLITYYARFLPQRAEKLKCLYECTKADNFNWTKQCDKAFEWVKGELVSPRVLAHYDPNTDLILSCDASTYGLGAILSHKYKDGTERPIAFASKIVPEKEASRAIIDKEASAIVFGFKKFYNYVFGKEITLRTDHKPLVFIFGPKQEIPLTIASRLQRWAYFLSRFNYNIEHIKSQQNGNCDALSRLPINDATPVFDDELSSINYISESLQTLSAVEIAKETKKDKVLNKIVRYVNGTWPSVSELSEREQKYYAKRDELYVEKECLLWGYRIIAPESMKNSVLSELHASHFGVVKMKMLARSHVWWPNIDNDIQNVSAACRVCVQERKKPPSVPLTPWPYPDNCWSRIHIDFLGPFHGHMFMIIVDAYSKWPEVIDMNKSTTVPRVLEEVKKVLSRFGLPRHVVTDNGTQFTSKEFQEFCKINGIRQSFTAPHHPATNGAAENFVGTFKDKVDKIVQTGKPLDYAVNLFLFDYRSIEHCTTGRSPSFMMYKREIKTRFDLLRPSVLDSVEKQQSAQIAGRKSSRIVEFQIGDTVMVEDFSVRSKARVPGTITKKLSPVTFLVETAPNKTWKRHVDQIIRYTPEIDDINKSVPKVTTNKSDIVLRRSNRLKN; translated from the coding sequence ATGGGGTTCCCAACGAAGTTTCCAAAATTGTTTGGTAAAGGTCCAGGTTTATATAATAAAGGAATGTTAAAATTAAcgttaaaagaaaatactCAGCCAGTCGCATTGAAAGCTAGACACTTGCCATTTGCATTAGCGAGTAAAGTCGAAAACGAGATTGATAGACTGGTAACATTAGGCCATCTAGAGAAGGTGGACGTCAGCGAGTGGGCTACACCCATTGTACCGGTAATAAAGACAGACAGCACAGTAAGAATTTGCGGAAATTTTAAGTTGACGTTAAACCCAAATTTAGTTAAAGATAGACACCCAATTCCATTAATCGATGAGATTTTTTTAGCGCTAAGAAGCGGTAAAACTTTCTTGCAGATTGATCTCCAGCATGCTTACATGCAGATCCCGGTAGAGGAGAGCAGTCGAGATTACTTGACAATAATAACGCACAAAGGCCTCTACAGGTATACTAAAATGCCGGAAGGTATTGCGTCGGGCCCGGGTGATTTTCAAAGGAAGATTGAGCAATGCTTAGCGGGAATTGACGGAGTAATTCCGTACATTGATAACATATTTTGTACTGGCAAAGACGATAAAGAGCATTTAGAAGCGCTGAACGCTGTGTTTAAAAGACTCGAAGACTATGGTTTCAAAGTAAATATTAGcaaatgtgattttttcaaagaaaagcTGGACATTTTGGGTTTTGTTATAGACCAGAATGGGCTTCACAAATCAAAAACTAAAGTCAAAGCAATGATAGAAGCACCAACGCcggtaaacaaaaaacaattagACTCATTTCTTGGGTTGATCACTTACTACGCGAGATTTCTGCCACAGAGAGCAGAAAAACTAAAATGTCTCTATGAGTGTACGAAAGCAGATAATTTTAATTGGACAAAACAATGTGACAAAGCGTTTGAGTGGGTCAAGGGGGAGTTGGTATCGCCACGAGTGTTAGCACACTACGATCCTAACACCGATTTGATCTTGTCCTGCGACGCATCCACATACGGGTTAGGAGCGATCCTGTCACATAAATACAAAGACGGTACCGAGCGACCGATAGCGTTCGCGTCTAAAATAGTTCCAGAGAAAGAAGCGAGCCGTGCGATAATTGATAAGGAAGCGAGTGCAATTGTATTCGGCtttaagaaattttataattatgtattcGGCAAAGAGATTACGTTGAGAACAGATCATAAGCctttagtttttatttttggtccAAAGCAAGAGATCCCTTTAACTATTGCAAGTAGGCTGCAAAGATGGGCATACTTCTTATCACGATTCAATTACAATATTGAACATATTAAATCACAGCAAAATGGTAACTGTGATGCACTTTCACGACTTCCAATCAATGATGCAACTCCAGTGTTCGATGACGAATTATCATCAATAAACTATATATCAGAGTCGTTACAAACATTAAGCGCGGTAGAAATTGCCaaagagacaaaaaaagataaagtattaaataaaatagttCGATATGTAAACGGTACATGGCCAAGTGTGAGTGAATTGAGTGAAAGGGAACAGAAATACTATGCGAAACGAGACGAGCTGTATGTCGAAAAAGAATGCTTGTTATGGGGGTATCGCATAATAGCGCCAGAATCAATGAAAAACAGTGTGTTAAGTGAATTACACGCCTCACATTTCGGTGTGGTAAAGATGAAAATGCTAGCGAGAAGTCACGTGTGGTGGCCGAATATCGATAACGATATCCAGAATGTATCGGCAGCATGCAGAGTGTGCGtgcaagaaagaaagaaaccaCCGAGTGTTCCGTTAACGCCATGGCCGTACCCAGATAATTGTTGGAGTAGGATTCATATCGATTTCCTTGGCCCATTCCACGGACATATGTTTATGATAATTGTTGATGCGTACTCGAAATGGCCAGAGGTCATTGATATGAATAAAAGTACCACAGTACCGCGAGTACTCGAGGAGGTAAAAAAAGTGTTGTCACGATTTGGTTTACCAAGACACGTAGTTACCGATAACGGTACTCAATTTACAAGTAAAGAATTTCAAgagttttgtaaaataaatggtATTAGACAGAGTTTTACAGCACCGCACCATCCAGCAACAAATGGTGCAGCTGAGAACTTTGTAGGCACGTTTAAGGACAAAGTCgataaaattgttcaaacCGGTAAACCTCTCGACTACGCAGTTAATCTTTTCTTATTCGACTATCGATCAATAGAACACTGTACAACTGGCAGATCACCATCGTTTATGATGTACAAACGGGAAATTAAAACTAGATTTGATTTGTTACGACCGAGTGTATTGGATAGCGTAGAGAAACAGCAATCTGCACAGATAGCGGGAAGAAAAAGCAGTCGAATTGTTGAATTCCAGATAGGTGACACGGTGATGGTTGAAGATTTTAGCGTTAGAAGCAAAGCGCGGGTACCAGGTACAATAACAAAGAAATTGTCACCGGTAACGTTTCTAGTAGAAACCGCACCCAACAAAACATGGAAACGACATGTCGATCAAATTATCCGATACACGCCCGAGATTGATGATATAAATAAGTCAGTGCCAAAGGTAACAACGAACAAATCTGATATTGtattacgtcgttcaaaccgATTGAAAAACTAA